One window of Cyanobacterium sp. T60_A2020_053 genomic DNA carries:
- a CDS encoding RNA-binding protein, with product MSVRLYVKLPKAELEKENLEKMFSEFETPFTTKLIKERKKNECRGFGFVTVPTDEAADEFINKYNEQTLIYNGEPFKDEEGKEFTLLIEKALPRNKGEGEESTENRSTEGEAEESGENPAPVITAEKDTSKPSRRNKKAKKTRKTGSKDSTKSVSVADSVQPDPRWASELSKLKEMFASQTSN from the coding sequence ATGTCTGTACGTCTTTACGTCAAATTACCCAAAGCAGAATTAGAGAAAGAAAACTTAGAAAAAATGTTTAGCGAGTTTGAAACTCCCTTTACCACCAAACTAATTAAAGAGCGTAAAAAAAATGAATGTCGTGGCTTTGGATTTGTAACTGTGCCAACAGATGAAGCTGCCGATGAGTTTATTAATAAATATAACGAACAAACTTTAATTTATAACGGTGAACCTTTCAAAGACGAAGAAGGCAAGGAATTTACATTATTGATTGAAAAAGCCTTACCTCGTAACAAAGGAGAAGGGGAAGAATCTACGGAGAATCGCTCTACTGAAGGAGAAGCAGAAGAGTCAGGAGAAAATCCAGCGCCCGTCATCACCGCCGAGAAAGACACTTCTAAACCCAGTCGTCGTAATAAAAAAGCCAAAAAAACTCGTAAAACAGGCTCAAAAGATAGCACTAAATCAGTATCTGTTGCTGATTCCGTACAACCTGATCCTCGTTGGGCTAGTGAATTAAGTAAACTAAAAGAAATGTTTGCTTCTCAAACCAGTAACTAA